A stretch of the Nicotiana tabacum cultivar K326 chromosome 6, ASM71507v2, whole genome shotgun sequence genome encodes the following:
- the LOC107760299 gene encoding protein EXORDIUM-like 3: MPHYYLHRRPVTPVPAIFCFLGVFLFFFLGPLPVNGWRPWPNQKPNATELIYGGSKKYEGSSEFVHLKYHMGPVLTANITVYPIWYGRWGKSQKRIIRDFISSFSAYDSKPPSVAGWWKTVQLYTDQTGANISRNVHLGEEKNDRFYSHGKSLTRLTVQSVIKSAVTARTRPLPLNPKSGVYLLLTSDDVYVQDFCQNVCGFHYFTFPSIVGYTLPYAWVGNSAKLCPGTCAYPFSVPNYMPGFKAVKSPNNDVGVDGMISVIAHEIAELSTNPLVNAWYAGQDPSFPVEIADLCEGIYGTGGGGSYTGQMMNDKEGATYNMNGLRRKFLVQWVWNHILNYCTGPNALDQ; encoded by the coding sequence ATGCCCCATTATTACCTTCACCGCCGGCCGGTTACTCCGGTGCCGGCAATATTTTGTTTTCTCGGagtttttttattctttttcttggGCCCTTTGCCTGTTAATGGGTGGCGTCCATGGCCCAACCAAAAGCCCAACGCCACCGAGTTAATCTACGGCGGGTCTAAAAAATATGAGGGCTCGTCGGAGTTTGTCCATTTGAAGTATCATATGGGCCCTGTTCTCACTGCAAATATTACCGTTTATCCCATTTGGTACGGACGGTGGGGAAAGTCCCAGAAGCGTATTATACGCGATTTCATCAGCTCATTCTCTGCCTACGATTCTAAGCCGCCTTCCGTTGCCGGTTGGTGGAAAACGGTCCAGCTTTACACTGATCAGACCGGAGCCAATATCTCCCGTAATGTCCACCTCGGCGAAGAGAAAAACGACCGGTTTTACTCTCACGGTAAATCCTTAACCCGGTTAACTGTACAGTCAGTGATAAAATCCGCCGTTACAGCTCGTACCCGACCGTTACCGTTAAACCCGAAAAGTGGCGTCTACTTATTGCTCACTTCTGATGACGTGTACGTTCAGGATTTTTGCCAAAACGTTTGCGGATTCCATTACTTCACTTTCCCGTCCATCGTCGGGTACACTTTGCCGTACGCTTGGGTGGGTAACTCCGCCAAGCTTTGTCCGGGTACTTGTGCGTACCCGTTTTCCGTACCGAATTACATGCCGGGTTTTAAAGCCGTGAAGTCACCCAACAACGACGTTGGAGTTGACGGAATGATAAGCGTGATAGCTCATGAGATTGCTGAGCTATCAACGAACCCGTTAGTAAACGCGTGGTATGCGGGTCAGGACCCGAGTTTTCCGGTGGAAATAGCGGATCTTTGTGAAGGGATTTACGGTACCGGCGGCGGCGGGTCGTACACCGGACAAATGATGAACGATAAAGAGGGTGCCACGTATAATATGAATGGGTTAAGAAGAAAGTTTTTGGTTCAGTGGGTTTGGAACCATATTCTGAATTATTGCACTGGCCCTAATGCACTTGATCAGTAA